The Oncorhynchus masou masou isolate Uvic2021 chromosome 6, UVic_Omas_1.1, whole genome shotgun sequence genome has a window encoding:
- the LOC135541346 gene encoding keratin, type II cytoskeletal 8-like produces MSLRSKHISSSSDQHSSPLHSVSVNMSLLAPLNLDIDPDLQVARIHEKDQIKGLNNRFASFIDKVRFLEQQNKMLETKFDLLHGKQTGRSNIEPLFEAYMANLRRQMDLVNNDNTKLDGELRNMQGLVEDFKHKYEDEINKRQNMENEFVNLKKDVDSAHMVKADLGDKVGALSDEINFLRFIYEEELRELQASIRDTSVVVQIDNSRDLNMDQIVADVKAQYEDIAVKSREEAEMWYKSKLNQIAIQATQYGDELRNTKGETAEINRLIVRLQSEIEAAKQQRANLENQIADAEGRGELAVKEAKSKMRDLEDALQRAKQDMVRQLREYQDLMNIKLALDIEIATYRKLLEGEESRIGHQSIVNIQSVSSYSSKRSCNKYHSSFSSTPKLLIKTIEQRGSSRFSSH; encoded by the exons ATGAGCCTGAGGTCCAAGCATATCTCCAGCTCCAGTGACCAGCACAGTAgccctctccactctgtctcagTCAACATGAGCCTGCTGGCCCCCCTCAATCTGGATATCGACCCCGACCTGCAGGTCGCCCGCATCCACGAGAAGGACCAAATCAAGGGCCTCAACAACCGCTTCGCCTCCTTCATCGACAAG GTGCGTTTCCTGGAGCAGCAGAACAAGATGTTAGAGACTAAGTTTGATCTGCTGCACGGTAAGCAGACAGGCCGCTCCAACATCGAGCCTCTGTTCGAGGCTTACATGGCCAACCTCCGCCGCCAGATGGACCTGGTGAACAACGACAATACCAAGCTGGATGGAGAGCTGAGAAACATGCAAGGTCTGGTGGAGGACTTCAAACACAA ATACGAAGACGAGATCAACAAGAGACAAAATATGGAGAACGAATTTGTGAATCTGAAAAAG GATGTGGACTCGGCACACATGGTGAAGGCAGACCTGGGAGACAAGGTGGGAGCTCTGAGTGATGAGATCAACTTCCTCAGGTTCATCTATGAAGAG GAGCTGCGTGAGCTGCAAGCCAGTATCAGGGACACCTCTGTGGTGGTGCAGATAGACAACAGTCGTGACCTCAACATGGACCAGATAGTGGCTGACGTCAAGGCTCAGTATGAGGACATCGCTGTTAAGAGCCGAGAGGAGGCTGAGATGTGGTACAAGTCCAAG TTGAACCAGATTGCCATCCAGGCCACGCAGTATGGAGACGAGCTGAGGAATACCAAGGGAGAGACAGCCGAAATCAACCGCTTGATCGTCCGTCTGCAGAGTGAGATAGAGGCTGCCAAACAACAG CGTGCCAACCTGGAGAACCAGATCGCTGATGCTGAGGGCCGTGGGGAGCTGGCTGTGAAGGAGGCCAAGTCCAAGATGAGAGATCTGGAGGATGCTCTGCAGAGGGCCAAGCAAGACATGGTCAGGCAGCTCAGAGAGTACCAAGACCTGATGAACATCAAGCTGGCCCTGGACATAGAGATAGCCACCTACAGAAAACtactggagggagaagagagcag GATTGGACATCAATCTATTGTCAATATCCAGTCGGTGTCCAGCTACA